GATTACGAATGTCAGCTGGCTTCAGGCGCAGGACTACGTGAACTGGTTGTCGGCTAAAACGGGCAAGACCTATCGTCTGCCGACGGGCAATGAGTGGCAATATGCGGCCCTTGGAGGCCGTCTGAAATCCTTCGCCTGGCAGGACCGATGCCAATATGCCAATCACGATGACCTGACCTACCTGGTTCAGGCAGATGACAAACGCAAGGCGAGGCTGGCCAGGATAACCGGGAAATGTGATGACGGATTCTGGCGGCTTGCCCCTGTTGGCTCATTCAAGGCGAACGATTTTGGGCTCCACGACACCAGCGGGAATGTCTGGGAGTGGACGCAAAGCTGTTGGGTCCATGGACCTGAGGAAAAACCGGATGCCGATAAACCGGCGATCGGACCTGGTTGCGAAAAGGCGGAATTGCGCGGAGGCAGCTATCGAGTCAGCAGGTCCTTGGTCGGGTCATGGCAAAGCTCCGGTCGGCGTCCGGATTTTTCAAATATCGACATCGGCTTTCGCGTTGCGCGGGATCACTGACATGCAGTGTCAAAGCGCGGCTAGCGCATCTCCCGGATCCCGTCAGCCGAAACAGTCATGGTTCCAGACCTGACGGGTTTCGACGCTTCGGACCTGCCCCGGCGGTTGCGACCGTTCGATCTGGAAATAGATCTCGAATGTCGCCAGCGGCAGGTCGTCCGGGTGCTGCCGTTCCCAGTTTCGGCACAGGTAGCGGCCATAGTTCAGCGCAAGCACTTGTGGCGTGTTTTCGTAAGTCTGGTCCTCCAGCTGGGACAGGAACTTGCGCCAGCGGTAATTGGCATAAACCTTCGAAACGGCCTCCGGCTTGTCGAAGTCGGCAAGGCCTTTGGTCCCCGAATAGACGTCGACGATTGTGCCATCCGTCAGTTCGCCCTCAATGACGGGCCAGGGACTTGTCATTTCGGGATAGGGCGCAAACATGGTCCAGTTCTGGTAGAGACCGAGCGCCTGGCGCACCATCCTGAAACTGTCGGGCAGGGGAGACAAACCACTCCAGGACAGGGTGGACACATTCTGCCAGGTTATGAAAACCAGAAAAACACCTGCCAGTGTCTGTGTCAGTCCGCCGTAGCGCGGTTGTGTGTCTCGCCAGCCGAACCAACTTGACGTGGCGCGCGAAAACACGGACCGGTTGCGGCCGATCCAGTCATAGCAGCGGTCACCGAGTGTCCTGATCAGCGCGGGCCGAAGCAGCCAGGCAATCGGAAAGAACACCGGCGATGCCGCGTAAAGGGTCTCGAGGGCTGCGGTCTTGCAGGTGCGGGCGTCGCCAAGCGTAACAACCCACGAATTCTGTTCCTGCAGGATTTTGCCAATGGCCGGCTCGGATTGCGCGGGTCTTACAGGCGTATCTCCAAGGAACAGGAAGACGCGCAGCAGGTGGCAGCATTTCTCGCAGAAATCGCATCCCTCGTCGAACCAGATCGTCAGAGGTTTGCTGGTGCGAATGGGCAGCCAGGAGGCAAGTTTGTCCCACATCCAGCCGGGCATGAAGGTCAGGTTCATGATGATGGAAATGAACGGGAAAAAGCCGATCTCCAGAAAGATTGCAAAGGCCGCATGCATCGACATGAAGGCCAGCATGAGGAGCGTGCGCAGCGTGCGATGAAAGACCGGCGAAAAGATCAGGATCGGGCCGACCAGTTCCAGCACATAGACGTAATAGGTCAGACCGGTCATGAGGTCCTGGAATTGCCGGAACCAGAGCGCGAATGGTGTCACCAGATAGTCGAGCTGCAGGGCGTAATGGACCGCCGTGCCGTCCTGATACCAGATCGGATGGGTCTTCAGGAGCGCGCTGAAGAAGTACATCGACATGCCTTGCAGCAGCAGGGCAGCCGTCGCCAGAGTGAGGTAGCCGTTGTCCAGAAAGCGCCCGGTCCGGTCCAGGGCGGCGTCCACCGAGTAGCGTGCACCGAGCGGCAGGAACATGGCCCAGAACAGCATGAGCAGGGCAAGGTTGTCTTCACCTGACAGGATGAAGGTATTGCGGTTCTGCAGCGACAGCATCAGGAGCCAGGACACCACAGTCATCAGCCGCGTGCGCCAGCCAAACAGGAGCCCGAGCGCCGCCAGACCGGCGACAACAAACAGGAGCACCTGGAACCAGGCAGCGCCGTTGGCGAGATGCAGCGACCAGGTGGTGAGATAGAGATGATCGATCTGCACAGAACGCGGCATGATGCCCGCGTCCGTGTAATGGCTCACCAGATCGCGCGAACGCATGACAAGGTCGATCAGAATGTAGACGCCGAGGAGAACCCGAAACAGCGCGAGCGTGCGCAGGTCGATGCCGAAGATTTCTCGGGGAGACGCCAGTTTGAGCCAGGATGGCATCATGGGATTGCTTGCCGGAATGGTGTCGGGTGCCGTTAGGAGAAAGGGTCCCTGATTATGGTTAAGAAAATGAAATCAGGTTTCACCGGTTCGCGGCCCATGGCACTGACCAATCGCTACCAGAGGACGAAAGTCAGCTCTTCCGGCTCCAGGCATATCTCGTTGTTGCAGGCCTGCAGTGTCAGGGTGGCCTTGAGAGGACGTTCCAGGTCCGGTGCGTCGGGCTGTTCTGCGGCGATGTCGAACGCGCCTTCCAACAGTGCGAGTTCAGTACCGCTAAAGGCAAGTGTCTTGACCACCGGAGCGGGATAGCGGACGGGAAGCAGGTCCTGTCCTTCCAGCACAAGCCTGGTCGGGACCACGAAGTCGGACAGGGGTTTGTGGGC
This genomic interval from Labrenzia sp. VG12 contains the following:
- a CDS encoding SUMF1/EgtB/PvdO family nonheme iron enzyme, producing MSHRFRLLTGVPVVPRLFCFLIAGFAAGAGHSVKASEKEVPPLTRFSDCPSCPEMVALPDGALVKRSTGKKGDGKAGKLSRIMVRAFSVSRFEVTVADWAACVAEKACPELRTNKLASEARHPITNVSWLQAQDYVNWLSAKTGKTYRLPTGNEWQYAALGGRLKSFAWQDRCQYANHDDLTYLVQADDKRKARLARITGKCDDGFWRLAPVGSFKANDFGLHDTSGNVWEWTQSCWVHGPEEKPDADKPAIGPGCEKAELRGGSYRVSRSLVGSWQSSGRRPDFSNIDIGFRVARDH
- a CDS encoding HTTM domain-containing protein, producing the protein MMPSWLKLASPREIFGIDLRTLALFRVLLGVYILIDLVMRSRDLVSHYTDAGIMPRSVQIDHLYLTTWSLHLANGAAWFQVLLFVVAGLAALGLLFGWRTRLMTVVSWLLMLSLQNRNTFILSGEDNLALLMLFWAMFLPLGARYSVDAALDRTGRFLDNGYLTLATAALLLQGMSMYFFSALLKTHPIWYQDGTAVHYALQLDYLVTPFALWFRQFQDLMTGLTYYVYVLELVGPILIFSPVFHRTLRTLLMLAFMSMHAAFAIFLEIGFFPFISIIMNLTFMPGWMWDKLASWLPIRTSKPLTIWFDEGCDFCEKCCHLLRVFLFLGDTPVRPAQSEPAIGKILQEQNSWVVTLGDARTCKTAALETLYAASPVFFPIAWLLRPALIRTLGDRCYDWIGRNRSVFSRATSSWFGWRDTQPRYGGLTQTLAGVFLVFITWQNVSTLSWSGLSPLPDSFRMVRQALGLYQNWTMFAPYPEMTSPWPVIEGELTDGTIVDVYSGTKGLADFDKPEAVSKVYANYRWRKFLSQLEDQTYENTPQVLALNYGRYLCRNWERQHPDDLPLATFEIYFQIERSQPPGQVRSVETRQVWNHDCFG